ATGGGGATCGACCCCGAAGACGCGGCCTGTGCCTTGCGGGTCTCGATGGGGCCCGAGACGACGGAAGAGGATGTCATGCGCTTTGGCGAAGCATGGCTGAAGCAATGGAAAAAGCACCGCGCCCGGGCGGCGTGACGAGACAACCAAGGAGGTGGCCTTATGGCGGCACTGGATGACACACAAGTCAAGGAAGGCGTCGATCAGGAGACGGTCGATGCGGTGCGCGAGGTTGGCGGCGCTTACAAATACGGTTGGGAAACCGATATCGAGATGGAATATGCGCCCAAGGGCCTGACCGAAGATATCGTGCGCCTGATCAGCGAGAAGAACAACGAGCCCGAGTGGATGACCGACTGGCGTCTACAGGCCTATCAGCGCTGGCAACAGATGAAAGAGCCGGAGTGGGCGATGCTGGATTATCCGGAGGTGGATTTCCAGGAGCAGTATTATTACGCCCGCCCCAAGAGCATGACCGAAAAGCCCAAGTCGCTGGACGATGTCGACCCCAAGCTTTTGGAGACCTATGAGAAGCTGGGTATTCCGCTGAAGGAGCAGATGATTCTGGCCGGGGTAGAGGGGGCCGAAGAGGCGCCCGCCGAGGGCCGCAAGGTGGCCGTGGACGCGGTGTTTGACTCGGTGTCGGTTGGCACGACCTTCCAGAAAGAGCTTGAGAAGGCCGGGGTGATTTTCTGTTCGATCTCGGAAGCGATCGAGAAACACCCCGAGTTGGTCAAGAAATACCTTGGGTCGGTCGTGCCCGTGAGTGACAATTTCTATGCGACGCTGAACTCGGCGGTCTTCTCGGATGGATCCTTCGTTTACGTGCCGCCCGGTGTGCGTTGCCCGATGGAGCTCAGCACCTATTTCCGGATCAATGCCGAGAATACCGGGCAGTTCGAGCGGACGCTGATCATTGCCGACAAGGGGGCCTATGTGTCTTACCTCGAAGGCTGCACCGCGCCGCAGCGCGACGAAAGCCAGCTTCACGCGGCGGTGGTCGAGATTGTCGTCGAGGAAGACGCCGAGGTGAAATATTCCACCGTGCAAAACTGGTTCCCCGGGAACGAGGATGGCACCGGCGGGATTTACAACTTCGTCACCAAGCGGGCCGATTGCCGGGGCGACCGGGCCAAGGTGATGTGGACGCAGGTGGAAACCGGCAGTGCCGTCACTTGGAAGTATCCGTCGTGCATCCTGCGCGGGGACGACAGCCAGGGCGAGTTTTACTCGATCGCCATCACCAACAACCACCAGCAGGCCGATACCGGCACCAAGATGGTGCATCTGGGCAAGAACACCCGCTCGCGGATCGTCTCGAAGGGGATCAGCGCGGGGGTGGCGCAGAACACCTATCGCGGGTTGGTTTCGATGCACCCCAAGGCCAAGAACAGCCGGAACTACACGCAATGTGACAGCCTGCTGATCGGCGATAAATGCGGGGCGCATACGGTGCCTTACATCGAGGTCAAGAATAACTCCTCCCGCGTTGAGCATGAGGCGACCACCAGCAAGGTGGATGACGACCAGATGTTCTATTGCCGTCAGCGCGGCATGGACGAGGAAGAGGCCGTGGCCCTTGTCGTCAACGGGTTCTGCAAGGACGTGTTGCAGGCGCTGCCGATGGAATTTGCCATGGAGGCGCAGCAGCTTGTGGCAATCAGCCTTGAAGGGTCGGTGGGCTAAGGCCCACCACCCGGCATGACGAGGAGCGCGCGATGATCGTGACCACAACCAACAGCGTCGAAGGCCGTAAGATCACCGATTACCGCGGGATCGTGGTGGGTGAGGCGATCATGGGGGCGAATATCTTTCGGGATTTCTTTGCCCAGATCACCGATGTCGTCGGTGGCCGGTCGGGCGCTTATGAAAGCAAGTTGCAGGATGCGCGCGACACGGCACTGAACGAATTGGAGCAACGCGCGGCGGCGCTTGGGGCCAATGCCGTTGTCGGTGTCGATCTGGATTACGAAGTTGTGGGCGAGTCGATGTTGATGGTCTCGGCCAGTGGCACGGCGGTCGTGCTGGACTGAATGAATGGAATATATGCGGGCGCCCGGGGCGGTGCCGCGAGGAACGCGAGTTAGGAGCGAAAACATGTTGGAAATCAAGAACCTGCACGTTGATCTTGAAGAAGAGGACAAGACCATCCTCAAGGGTGTGGACCTGACCGTGGAAGCGGGCAAGGTGCATGCGATCATGGGGCCGAATGGCTCGGGCAAATCCACCTTGTCCTATGTCCTGTCGGGACGTGATGGCTACGAGGTGACCGAAGGCTCGGCGACCATGGAAGGCGAGGATATTCTTGAGATGGAACCGGAAGAGCGCGCCGCGGCGGGCCTGTTCCTTGCGTTCCAGTACCCGGTAGAGATTCCCGGTGTGGGCAACATGACCTTCATGCGCACGGCCCTGAATTCGCAGCGCAAGGCGCGGGGCGAGGACGAGATCAGCGCGGCGGATTTCCTCAAGCTGGTGCGCGAGAAAGCCGCGACCCTGAAAATGAGCAACGACATGCTCAAGCGGCCTGTGAACGTCGGGTTCTCGGGCGGCGAGAAGAAGCGTAACGAGATCCTGCAAATGGCCGTTCTGGAGCCCAAGATGTGTATCCTGGACGAGACCGACTCGGGGTTGGACGTGGACGCGATGAAACTGGTCTCGGAAGGGGTGAATGCCCTGCGTGACGAGGGCCGGGGCTTTCTTGTGATCACCCACTATCAGCGTCTTTTGGACCACATCAAACCCGACGTGGTGCACATCATGGCCGATGGCCGGATCATCAAGACGGGTGGCCCGGAACTGGCGCTTGAAGTCGAGAAGAACGGCTATGCCGATCTGCTTGAGGAGGTGGCGTAATGGCGTTGCCGCAGGCAAAACAGGACGCGACCGAGGCGCGGCTGAGTTCGGTTGACCTGCCCGAGGGGGCGGTGTGGATCGGTCAGGCACGCGAGGCGGCTTTGGCGCGGGTGCGCGCGATGGGCCTGCCCACGGCGCGCGACGAGTATTGGAAATTCACCCGGCCCGACACGCTGGTTCAGGCCGAGGCGCCCGAGGCGGCGCTGTTCGTAGAGGATGAAGCGCCGATTTTCGACGGGGTCGACCGCCTGAAGGTGGTTTTCGTCGATGGGGTTTTCGATGCCGAGGCGAGCGATGACCTGTCGCAAGAGGGCCTGACGATCGAGCGGCTTTCGGACGTGGCGCAGGCCGACATTCACTGGGCCAAGGATCTGTACGGCGCTTTGGAAGAACGCGGGCAGGATCCGGTGCAGCGGCCCTTGGCGGCGCTGAACACGGCGCTGGCGCAGGATGGTGTGGTGATCCATGCCACCGGCAAGGTGAGCAAGCCCGTGAACCTGATTTATAACCATAAATCAACAACTTCCGACGCGATCTTGCATAATGTTATCAAACTGGACCCGGGCGCGGACCTGACCATTCTTGAGAATGGTCCGGCGGCGGCGCGGTTCAACAAGGTCATGGAAGTGGACGTGGCCGATGGCGCGGCCTTCCATCATGTTCGCGCCCAGGGGCGGGATCATGAGCGCCGCGCTGTGACGCATGTTTTCGCCCGGGTGGGCGAGGAGAGCGCCTTCAAGACCTTCACCCTGACCGCCAATGGCGTGCTCACGCGCAACGAATGCGTGGTCGAGATGGTGGGCGACAATGGCGTTGCGCATATCGCCGGGGCCTGTGTGGGCGATGGCGATTTCCATCACGACGACACGGTGTTCGTCACCCATGACGCGGTGAACTGCGAAAGCCGCCAGGTGTTCAAGAAGGTGCTGCGCAACGGGGCGCGGGGCGTGTTCCAGGGCAAGATCCTTGTGAAACCGGACGCGCAGAAAACCGATGGCTACCAAATCAGCCAATCGTTGCTTCTGGATGGCGACAGCGAATTCGACGCCAAGCCCGAGCTTGAGATTTACGCCGATGACGTGGCCTGTTCGCATGGGTCGACCTCGGGGGCGATTGACGAGGACGCGCTGTATTACTTGCGGGCGCGGGGCGTGCCCAAGGCGATTGCCACCGATATGCTGACGCTGTCGTTCCTTGCCGAAGCGGTCGAGGAGATCGAGGACGAAGCCTTGCGCGACGAGATCAACACACGCCTTGAGGGCTGGTTGGAGCGGCGGCGCGGCTGATGCCTGTGACGCGTGATATCGCGGCCTCCTACCGGGGGCCGCGGGCCGTCTTTCGGCGGCTTCTGGCCATGGGCGACAACGAGGGCCGCGCACTTGCCATCCTGATGGCGGGCTGCGCGGTGACTTTCGTCGCGCAATGGCCGCGCCTGTCGCGCGAGGCGCATCTGGCTGAGCAGGATGTCTATCCGATGATGGGCGGCTCGCTTTTGGCGTGGATGTTCATCGCACCGCTGATTTTCTATGTGCTGGCTTTTCTAAGCGGGCTGATCCTGCGGGTATTTGGCGGCAAGGCCAGCGGGTTCGAAACACGCCTTGCCCTGTTCTGGGCCTTTCTGGCGGCCAGTCCGCTGATGTTGTTGAATGGCCTCGTTGCGGGGTTCATCGGGCCGGGTGGCGCCCTCATGCTGGTGGGTGCGCTGTGGTGCGTCGTTTTCTTGTGGTTCTGGTTGGCCAACCTGCGGGAAGCGGGGTGGGGGTGACAATGGGTTTCGCGGATTGGAAAGCCTTGTTTTTTCTGACGCTGAAGGCCCCGAAAGAGGCCGCACGGCACCTGATGGCGCTGGACCTGCCGACACAGGCGCTTTGGATGGCGCTTTCATTGGTGTCGGTGGTGACCTCGATGATATTCGCGGGGCTATTGCAAATGGCCCCGATGCCCGCCGACGAGATGGGCGCGCTGATCCGGGGGACACCTGCCTATGATGCTCCGCTGATTTTCGCGCTGTTGCAATGGGCGCGGGCGGTGGTTTCGGTTTTCGTGCTGTATTGGGTCGGCACCGCATTCGGCGGCCAAGGCCGATTGGTGGATGTTCTGGCGGTCATGGCATGGCTTCAGGCGGTGACCTTTGTCTTGATGCTGGGCATCGTGGTGCTAGGTGTCGCTGTGCCTTTCGTGAGCTCCCTTTTGATCCTTGCCATGGCGGTCTGGTGGATTTGGGCCGTGATCTCGGCGCTGGACGTGGCGCATGGGTTCGACAGCATGGTGAAATCCGCCGCTGTCTTGATTGTCTCGGTCATCGGCGCGACGATCGGTTTGTCAATTTTCGTCGGGGTGGTGGCCTCGGTTTTCGTGGGAACGGTTTGAAATGCTGGATGTGAACACAATACGCGCGGATTTCCCGATTCTCAGGCGCGAGGTGAACGGCAAGCCGCTTGTCTATCTCGACAACGGGGCCAGTGCACAGAAGCCGCAGGTGGTGATTGACGCCATCACCCGCGCCTATGCCGAGGAATATGCCAATGTGCATCGGGGCCTGCATTACCTGAGCAATCTGGCGACCGAGAAATACGAGGGCGTACGCGGGATCATCGCGCGGTTCCTCGGCGTGGCGGACGAGGATCAGATCATCCTGAATTCCGGCACCACCGAGGGCATCAACATGGTCGCCTATGGCTGGGCCATGCCGCGCATGGAAGCCGGTGACGAGATTGTCCTGTCGGTGATGGAGCACCATGCCAATATCGTGCCGTGGCATTTCCTGCGGGAGCGGCAGGGCGTTAACCTCAAGTGGGTGGATGTGGATGCCACCGGCTATCTGGACCCGCAGAAGGTGATCGATGCCATCGGCCCCAAGACCAAGCTGGTGGCGATCACGCAGCTTTCCAATGTGCTGGGCACCAAAGTGGATGTGCAGACCATTTGCGATGCGGCGCGCGAAAAGGGCGTGCCGGTTCTGGTGGATGGTAGTCAGGCGGCGGTGCATATGCCAGTGAATGTCGATGAACTGGGTTGTGATTTCTATGCGATCACGGGTCACAAGCTTTATGGGCCTTCGGGGTCGGGCGCGATCTTCGTGCACAAGGACAGGCTGGCCGAGATGCGCCCCTTCATGGGCGGCGGGGACATGATCCGCGAGGTCAGCAAGGACGAGGTGATCTATAACGACCCGCCGATGAAGTTCGAGGCGGGCACGCCGGGGATCGTGCAGACCATCGGGCTTGGCGTGGCGTTGGAATACATGATGGACGTGGGCATGGAAGCGATTGCCGCCCATGAAGACACGTTAAGCCGCTATGCGCAGGAGCGCCTGACCGGCCTCAATTGGCTGCACCAGCAAGGGACACGCCCCGACAAGGCGGCGATCTTCTCGTTCACCATGGAAGGCGCGGCCCATGCCCATGACATCAGCACCATTCTTGACAAGAAGGGCGTGGCCGTGCGCGCGGGCCATCATTGCGCCGGGCCCTTGATGGATCATCTTGGGGTGACGGCCACCTGCCGCGCGTCCTTTGCGATGTACAACACCACCGAGGAGGTGGACGCCTTGGTTGATGCGTTGGAACTGGCGCATGAGTTGTTTGGCTAAGGTAGGGCAAATTCGCGATTGCACCGTGCCGGGCGCGCGGCTATACCGCGCCTACGGTATGCACCTGTAGCTCAGCTGGATAGAGCGCTGCCCTCCGAAGGCAGAGGCCATAGGTTCGAATCCTATCAGGTGCGCCATATTTTCTTGAGTTTTTACTCACTTTGTTGTGTCGGCGATTCTGATCTGCAATGAAATCCGCAATGAAATGCACCTGGATAGAGGGTTGGCTTCCCAGGCCCAAGTTCACAGGTTCGAATCCTGTCGGGTGCGCCAATTTCCTCCATTGTATCCACATCCAAGGTCCAACCAGAGATTACTACAAGATGTAGTGGTGAATTTTTTTTTGAAGAAATACTCGTGAGCGTCTTTTTCGGTGATGTCGAAGGTGCTTCATCGCGCCTGCGACTGCATCATATATACACACGTCGAATCAAGTGGTCGCCTGGCGCGTGTACCAGATGGCAAGACAAGTGCGGGTCTCTCCAAAAAGCCGTCTACTGCTCGGTAGAGCCAGTGTCGCCTACACGTTAGCTTGACGACTGTTTCAGAAATTCATGGAAACCAACCGATGCAGAAGATCATGAAGGCCAAAACCAAAGATGCTGCACATCTGGCTCAACTGTACGCCAAGGCGCTGCGAGCTACAGGATTTGCGCGACAAGCCTCGGAAGAGGGGCGCGATGAACTGGTTCAGTGGTTAGAGCAACGGTGTTCTGAAAAGGAAATCTGGGTGAGAACTGATGAACACGGACCTACGGCTTTGGGTCACTTCGACGAGTCTAAGAATGAAGTGATTACGGTTGTCACTCGTGACGACATCGAGGGCAACGGAGAAGCCACTGCAATGCTCAGATTTTTGGCGGAGAGATACCCTTCCGTGAGAGTTCGTCCTGTGACGAAAGGCGGCAAAGCCGTAGCTTCCAAGTGTGGTTTTGTTCCAAGTATTGATGATCCATCTGCGTGGGTCCGTGGTTCGTAATCTATCGCTTTTTGTGACCGCGTCTCCGACGTGGTCCGCAAGCCATTTTCTGGGAAGCACACGGCGTATCGACCTCTGTGAGGATCTTGCGCATAAAACCGCAAGACTCCCAGACCCTATCCATCATCTTCCATCCAGGTCGTGCAGATCGATTTCCGATCCGTTCTTCAACATATCGTAGATCAGATTCGTCATGATCCCGAGGCTCTGGCGGTCTTCCTTCAGTAGGGTGGCAGCTAAGGTACTGTTGGAGCCCATGGCCCGAACGATCGCGGCCTGGATCGCGCCAGGCAGATTGCCTTTTAGAGCCTGTTCCTTGGGGTTTTTCTCCACCTGTGCCATGACGATCTCATTCTCGCGGGTAATGGCTGCGATGTGGTTCACGAAGTTAGCTTGATCCTTCAGGGGCGCCGCTTCACCGAAAATCCCGTTTAGTCTTTCGATTAGTTCCTGGAGGTAGACAGGTAAACTTCCAGGAGCAGGCGAGCCTCCTGGTCCGATTGGCTTGAGCGTCAAATCCGTTTCCTCGTCCTCGGGATCAGGTTGGCCGGGAACATCTACGGTCTGGATGTCGTAGCCTGTGAGGCGGATACCTGACAGATCGATTTGATCGGGTGGAATACCGTCAAGGCGCTTCGACAGTAGCTTTGTAAAGCTGGCAAGATTCTCGAGCTCCGGATCCCCGAGATCGATCAGCTGAGCGATGTAGGCATAGGTTCGAGAGAACCGCGCCAGCCCAGCCTTGAAGTCTGCCATTTGACCGATAGCCTCATCAATCTGGCGGCGCTCATAATCCGCCTGTTCCATGCCGGCCTCGTTGCCAGCTGCCTTCGCAGCTTGGTAATCTGCTTCGGCCTGCTGGCTTCGCGTTCGCAATTCCTTCAGGCGCGTGTTGTAGAGGTCGGTGGGCTCTTGGGTGGCCGCATACATCGCCTTGTGTTGCGCGTCTTCTGAAGAACCGTGCTCGTATCTGGCCTCGCGGAATGCTTTGACGTGAGAGGGCATGAAGATCGCTTGTTCTTCAAGTTGCTCTTTGAGCTCGTAGATGACCTCGAGGGTTTGCGCCTCCTCTACCTTTGCTCCGGAGTCATACTTCGCGAACGCGTCGAGGACGACCTCCGGATCATTCACGAAGTCGACGACGAAGGTTTGATCCTTCCCTGGGGCAGTTCGGTTCAATCGGGACAGGGTCTGAACGATATCGACCTCGTTCGCGATCTTCTTGTCGATATACATTGCCACGAGCTTCGGCTGATCGAAGCCCGTCTGGAACTTGTTCGCGACGAGCATGACGCGGTACTCGGGTCGGTCGAAGACGATCCGAAGATCCTGGTTTTTCGCGGCGGGGTTCATGTTGCTTTCAGTGAACTCGGCATCCTCTTCGCAGACGAAGGTTTCCCCGGAAATCCGATCATCGTCGGAGTGCATGACGTCCTTGCCCGACAGCTTGCCGGAGAAGGCCACCAAGGCGCGAATTTCCTTGTATTGCGGGTTCGCTTCGATAAAGGCGTCGAAGGCCTTCTTGTACCTGACAGCTGCGGGACGAGAGCTTGTGACAACCATAGCCTTCGCCTGGCCATCCAGCAGGTGCGCCACGTTCTTGGAGAAGTGTTCCACGATGAACTGCACTTTCTGGGTCACGTTTGTTGGGTGGAGACTCATCCACCTGGCGAGAGCGCGCTTTGCGGCCTTGCCATCAACACGCTTGTCGTCCGCGATCTGCTTTCCGAGGTTGAAGGCCGTCTTGTAGGGAAGATACCCCTTCAGAACATCGAGGATGAAGCCTTCATCGATTGCCTGGCGCATCTCGTATTTATGGAAGGATTCCGGCAGGTTGTCTTTGTCGGCGGGCCGCGACGGATCCGGACGCCGTCCAAAGAGCATCATGGTTGAATGTTTCGGCGTTGCCGTGAACGCGAAGTGGGAGATGTTGCTCGGCCGCACGCGGCTCTTCTGAATCTCCTCAAGAAGCTCCTCTACCGTCATCCCGGCCGTGTCCTTGTTGGACGACATGGCGAGGGTCGCCTGGAGCTTCGAGGCCGTGCTGCCGGTCTGCGAGGTGTGCGCCTCGTCGATGATGACCGCGAAGCCACGATCCTTCAGCGAGGTCTCGGTGAGGATCGCCTCCATGGCGTAGGGGAAGGTCTGGATTGTCACCACGATGATCGGCGTGCCCTTCAGGATCGCTTCTGTGAGCTGCTGGCTCTTGCTCTTGGAGCTCTTGTCGCGATCAATGGCAGCGATCAGGCCTTCCTGGTGGTCAATCTGCTGGACGGCATCCTGAAGCTGGCCGTCGAGGACATTGCGGTCGGTGACGATGATCACCGTATCGAAAATCGCCTTTCCCTCATTAGAACGCATCTTGACCAAGTCATGGGCCGTCCAAGCGATGGTCGATGTTTTTCCCGAGCCGGCACTGTGCTCGCACAGGTAGGCATGACCGGGACCGTTCGCCTTGGCGTCCTCGGTCATTTTGTTGACGGCATCGAGCTGGTGGTAGCGCGGGAAAATCTGGGTTTCCTTGACGGTCCATTTCCCCTTCAAGTCCACGACGTCCTTTTTCTCGACATAGACGAAGCTGTGGAAAATCCGCAGCCATGCGTCGGGCTGGCAGATTTTTTCCCAGAAGTAGGCGACGGGATATTCCCGGTCGTCGCGCGGAGGATTCCCGCCGCGTCCGTCATGCCCCTGGTTGAAGGGGAGGAAGAAGGTGTTCTCTCCGGCCAGCTTCGTCGTCATCCAGATTTCGCTGTCAGACATGGCGAAATGCACGATGGCGCCGCGCTTGAATGTCAGAAGAGGGTGCTTACGCTTCGTCTTGGGCTCCATCGGGAGCCTGTCTTCGATGTATTGCAGCTTTGCGGCTTCGGCCGACTGGGTGAAGTCGGTCTTGAGCTCGACCGTGGCGACGGGCAGGCCGTTCAGGAAGAATCCGAGGTCGATCGCATCCTGGTGGCCGTGCTTGTATTTCAGCTGCGGAACGACGCGCAGGCGGTTGGCGGCGTAGCGGTCGATGATCTTCTGGTTTCGCTGATCCTCTGGCGCGGCCTCGGACATGTCGATCTGTCCGCAGCCGGCGATGGCGAAGCCGCGGCGCAGGACATGGATAGGGCCGTTCTTTTCGAGCGCGGCCTCGAGCTTGTCCATGAGGACCTTGCGGGCATTGGCGCCATTCATGGCAACCAGTTTTTCCCACTTGGCGGGCTGAGTTGCTTTCAGCCACTCCTCGATATCCTCGGGGTAGAGGGCGTGATCCTGGTCGTAGTGCTCCGAGGAGCCCAGCAGCCAGCCTTGTTCGGTCAGCTTCTGGACGATGTACGCCTCGAGATGCTTTTCGTGGTGTTTATCGTCCTTCATGCTGCGCTCCTCGCGTCAATCTTGCCCGTGACGGCGGCTGTGATCAATGCCGCACGCTTTTCCTTGAGGAGGGCGATGCTTTGCTCGGTCTTGGCGATGAGGTTCCGAATGCGATCCAGCTCACGGTCGATTTCATCCGCGATGGCGCGCTGTTCCTCCAAGGGCGGCAAGAATATCGGCAGGATCAGGAATTTCTCTGGTTCGAGGCGCCATTGATCGGTCCGAATGCCATTCGAAATGAGCCTGTATAACCAAGGCATTGGGCGCGCGCGCAGATAGTGGTGCATATAGCGGGGATCATGCTCACCCACCGGTTCCATGACCACATAGTCCGGGCTGGTGATGCCTTGCATGCCAGCGATTCCCATAGAGCCTTGCCACGCTTTCATCTTATTGATCACCAGATCATTCGGGTTGACCATTTGATACTTCGACAAGTCCTCGGGGGTCTTGTTGATGTTGTCGTCACGCGAGGCTTTTTCGATAA
Above is a genomic segment from Roseovarius bejariae containing:
- a CDS encoding cysteine desulfurase, with product MLDVNTIRADFPILRREVNGKPLVYLDNGASAQKPQVVIDAITRAYAEEYANVHRGLHYLSNLATEKYEGVRGIIARFLGVADEDQIILNSGTTEGINMVAYGWAMPRMEAGDEIVLSVMEHHANIVPWHFLRERQGVNLKWVDVDATGYLDPQKVIDAIGPKTKLVAITQLSNVLGTKVDVQTICDAAREKGVPVLVDGSQAAVHMPVNVDELGCDFYAITGHKLYGPSGSGAIFVHKDRLAEMRPFMGGGDMIREVSKDEVIYNDPPMKFEAGTPGIVQTIGLGVALEYMMDVGMEAIAAHEDTLSRYAQERLTGLNWLHQQGTRPDKAAIFSFTMEGAAHAHDISTILDKKGVAVRAGHHCAGPLMDHLGVTATCRASFAMYNTTEEVDALVDALELAHELFG
- the sufB gene encoding Fe-S cluster assembly protein SufB → MAALDDTQVKEGVDQETVDAVREVGGAYKYGWETDIEMEYAPKGLTEDIVRLISEKNNEPEWMTDWRLQAYQRWQQMKEPEWAMLDYPEVDFQEQYYYARPKSMTEKPKSLDDVDPKLLETYEKLGIPLKEQMILAGVEGAEEAPAEGRKVAVDAVFDSVSVGTTFQKELEKAGVIFCSISEAIEKHPELVKKYLGSVVPVSDNFYATLNSAVFSDGSFVYVPPGVRCPMELSTYFRINAENTGQFERTLIIADKGAYVSYLEGCTAPQRDESQLHAAVVEIVVEEDAEVKYSTVQNWFPGNEDGTGGIYNFVTKRADCRGDRAKVMWTQVETGSAVTWKYPSCILRGDDSQGEFYSIAITNNHQQADTGTKMVHLGKNTRSRIVSKGISAGVAQNTYRGLVSMHPKAKNSRNYTQCDSLLIGDKCGAHTVPYIEVKNNSSRVEHEATTSKVDDDQMFYCRQRGMDEEEAVALVVNGFCKDVLQALPMEFAMEAQQLVAISLEGSVG
- a CDS encoding type I restriction endonuclease subunit R produces the protein MKDDKHHEKHLEAYIVQKLTEQGWLLGSSEHYDQDHALYPEDIEEWLKATQPAKWEKLVAMNGANARKVLMDKLEAALEKNGPIHVLRRGFAIAGCGQIDMSEAAPEDQRNQKIIDRYAANRLRVVPQLKYKHGHQDAIDLGFFLNGLPVATVELKTDFTQSAEAAKLQYIEDRLPMEPKTKRKHPLLTFKRGAIVHFAMSDSEIWMTTKLAGENTFFLPFNQGHDGRGGNPPRDDREYPVAYFWEKICQPDAWLRIFHSFVYVEKKDVVDLKGKWTVKETQIFPRYHQLDAVNKMTEDAKANGPGHAYLCEHSAGSGKTSTIAWTAHDLVKMRSNEGKAIFDTVIIVTDRNVLDGQLQDAVQQIDHQEGLIAAIDRDKSSKSKSQQLTEAILKGTPIIVVTIQTFPYAMEAILTETSLKDRGFAVIIDEAHTSQTGSTASKLQATLAMSSNKDTAGMTVEELLEEIQKSRVRPSNISHFAFTATPKHSTMMLFGRRPDPSRPADKDNLPESFHKYEMRQAIDEGFILDVLKGYLPYKTAFNLGKQIADDKRVDGKAAKRALARWMSLHPTNVTQKVQFIVEHFSKNVAHLLDGQAKAMVVTSSRPAAVRYKKAFDAFIEANPQYKEIRALVAFSGKLSGKDVMHSDDDRISGETFVCEEDAEFTESNMNPAAKNQDLRIVFDRPEYRVMLVANKFQTGFDQPKLVAMYIDKKIANEVDIVQTLSRLNRTAPGKDQTFVVDFVNDPEVVLDAFAKYDSGAKVEEAQTLEVIYELKEQLEEQAIFMPSHVKAFREARYEHGSSEDAQHKAMYAATQEPTDLYNTRLKELRTRSQQAEADYQAAKAAGNEAGMEQADYERRQIDEAIGQMADFKAGLARFSRTYAYIAQLIDLGDPELENLASFTKLLSKRLDGIPPDQIDLSGIRLTGYDIQTVDVPGQPDPEDEETDLTLKPIGPGGSPAPGSLPVYLQELIERLNGIFGEAAPLKDQANFVNHIAAITRENEIVMAQVEKNPKEQALKGNLPGAIQAAIVRAMGSNSTLAATLLKEDRQSLGIMTNLIYDMLKNGSEIDLHDLDGR
- a CDS encoding YIP1 family protein; amino-acid sequence: MPVTRDIAASYRGPRAVFRRLLAMGDNEGRALAILMAGCAVTFVAQWPRLSREAHLAEQDVYPMMGGSLLAWMFIAPLIFYVLAFLSGLILRVFGGKASGFETRLALFWAFLAASPLMLLNGLVAGFIGPGGALMLVGALWCVVFLWFWLANLREAGWG
- a CDS encoding Yip1 family protein — protein: MGFADWKALFFLTLKAPKEAARHLMALDLPTQALWMALSLVSVVTSMIFAGLLQMAPMPADEMGALIRGTPAYDAPLIFALLQWARAVVSVFVLYWVGTAFGGQGRLVDVLAVMAWLQAVTFVLMLGIVVLGVAVPFVSSLLILAMAVWWIWAVISALDVAHGFDSMVKSAAVLIVSVIGATIGLSIFVGVVASVFVGTV
- the sufC gene encoding Fe-S cluster assembly ATPase SufC, whose product is MLEIKNLHVDLEEEDKTILKGVDLTVEAGKVHAIMGPNGSGKSTLSYVLSGRDGYEVTEGSATMEGEDILEMEPEERAAAGLFLAFQYPVEIPGVGNMTFMRTALNSQRKARGEDEISAADFLKLVREKAATLKMSNDMLKRPVNVGFSGGEKKRNEILQMAVLEPKMCILDETDSGLDVDAMKLVSEGVNALRDEGRGFLVITHYQRLLDHIKPDVVHIMADGRIIKTGGPELALEVEKNGYADLLEEVA
- a CDS encoding heavy metal-binding domain-containing protein, encoding MIVTTTNSVEGRKITDYRGIVVGEAIMGANIFRDFFAQITDVVGGRSGAYESKLQDARDTALNELEQRAAALGANAVVGVDLDYEVVGESMLMVSASGTAVVLD
- the sufD gene encoding Fe-S cluster assembly protein SufD yields the protein MALPQAKQDATEARLSSVDLPEGAVWIGQAREAALARVRAMGLPTARDEYWKFTRPDTLVQAEAPEAALFVEDEAPIFDGVDRLKVVFVDGVFDAEASDDLSQEGLTIERLSDVAQADIHWAKDLYGALEERGQDPVQRPLAALNTALAQDGVVIHATGKVSKPVNLIYNHKSTTSDAILHNVIKLDPGADLTILENGPAAARFNKVMEVDVADGAAFHHVRAQGRDHERRAVTHVFARVGEESAFKTFTLTANGVLTRNECVVEMVGDNGVAHIAGACVGDGDFHHDDTVFVTHDAVNCESRQVFKKVLRNGARGVFQGKILVKPDAQKTDGYQISQSLLLDGDSEFDAKPELEIYADDVACSHGSTSGAIDEDALYYLRARGVPKAIATDMLTLSFLAEAVEEIEDEALRDEINTRLEGWLERRRG